From a single Sphingosinicellaceae bacterium genomic region:
- a CDS encoding D-alanyl-D-alanine carboxypeptidase family protein, translated as MMLALGLALLTATNAPAACNFGPGQAAVANTASLRTLVWSPYGRVETGWEVYSPLIAHEVATTCGPATAGFAAALGRWQSAHKLVPTGTVDAQTFEALSRVWQGRRPYVVLRAKGTCPEPPATVVAARSAESYLGKTIRLRQGTLTAYRKLVAAAKHDVPALARDPRWLTIFSGFRDPASDATRCAREQNCNGIVRAKCSAHRSGLALDLYVGQAVGFGPDSSADANRRAMVKTAAYGWLLANAGRYGFVNYPFEPWHWEWTGEVP; from the coding sequence ATGATGCTGGCGTTAGGTCTAGCTTTACTAACCGCCACCAATGCGCCCGCCGCGTGCAATTTCGGACCGGGTCAGGCCGCGGTTGCCAACACCGCTTCGCTGCGGACGTTGGTGTGGTCGCCCTACGGGCGCGTCGAGACCGGGTGGGAGGTCTATTCGCCGCTGATCGCGCACGAGGTGGCGACGACGTGCGGCCCCGCCACCGCGGGCTTTGCCGCCGCCCTTGGTCGTTGGCAGTCGGCGCACAAGCTCGTCCCGACCGGCACTGTCGACGCACAGACCTTCGAGGCGCTGAGCCGGGTCTGGCAGGGGCGGCGGCCGTACGTCGTGCTCCGCGCGAAGGGCACCTGCCCGGAGCCGCCCGCGACCGTCGTCGCCGCGCGTTCGGCTGAGAGCTACCTCGGCAAGACGATCCGGCTGCGGCAAGGCACGCTGACCGCCTACCGCAAGCTGGTTGCTGCGGCGAAGCACGACGTCCCCGCGCTCGCCAGGGACCCGCGCTGGCTGACGATCTTCTCAGGCTTCCGCGATCCCGCCAGCGACGCGACACGCTGCGCCCGCGAGCAGAACTGCAATGGCATCGTCCGCGCGAAATGCTCGGCCCACCGCAGCGGTCTCGCGCTCGACCTCTACGTGGGGCAGGCGGTGGGCTTCGGCCCCGACAGCTCCGCCGACGCCAATCGGCGGGCGATGGTCAAGACCGCAGCGTACGGCTGGCTGCTGGCGAACGCTGGGCGGTACGGGTTCGTCAATTACCCGTTCGAGCCGTGGCATTGGGAGTGGACGGGGGAGGTGCCGTGA
- a CDS encoding cystathionine gamma-synthase family protein has translation MGAVPQRSRKVAHQVRSIGNRKLHPSTLMMGYGFDPTLSEGSLKPPIFLTSTFVFESAAEGKRFFEGVTGVRPGGAEGLVYGRFNGPDQEILEQRLALWEDAEEALAFSSGMSAIATTFLALVKPGDVIVHSAPLYAATETLIARILGKLGVTWLDFPAGATRDEIEAVLSAAKAKGRIAAIYLESPANPTNALVDVEAVRDARAAICDGDELPPILIDNTFLGPLWAQPGKQGADIVIYSLTKYVGGHSDLVAGGCVGTKKALLPVRMMRNTIGTITDPHTAWMLLRSLETLELRMDRAGQNAATVCAFLRDHPKVERVGYLGFLEPGTRQHDIYSRHCSGAGSTFSLIVKGGEPEAFRLLDNLKLVKLAVSLGGTESLASHPAAMTHLSVAPARKAELGITDNLVRVSIGVEHPDDLIADFEQALEAV, from the coding sequence ATGGGCGCCGTCCCCCAGCGTTCGCGCAAGGTCGCGCACCAGGTCCGCAGCATCGGCAACCGCAAGCTCCACCCGTCGACCTTGATGATGGGCTACGGTTTCGACCCGACGCTCAGCGAAGGTTCGCTCAAGCCGCCGATCTTTCTGACCTCGACCTTCGTCTTCGAGAGCGCGGCCGAGGGCAAGCGCTTCTTCGAGGGCGTTACCGGTGTCCGTCCCGGCGGTGCCGAGGGCCTCGTCTACGGGCGCTTCAATGGCCCCGACCAGGAAATCCTCGAGCAGCGCCTCGCCCTGTGGGAGGACGCCGAGGAGGCGTTGGCCTTCTCCAGCGGCATGTCGGCGATCGCCACGACCTTCCTAGCGCTCGTCAAGCCGGGTGACGTCATCGTCCACTCGGCGCCGCTGTATGCCGCGACCGAGACGCTGATCGCGCGCATCCTGGGGAAGCTCGGGGTGACCTGGCTCGACTTCCCGGCGGGCGCGACCCGCGACGAGATCGAGGCGGTGCTGTCCGCCGCCAAGGCCAAGGGGCGGATCGCGGCGATCTACCTCGAGAGTCCGGCCAACCCGACCAACGCGCTGGTCGACGTCGAGGCGGTCCGCGATGCCCGCGCCGCGATCTGTGACGGAGACGAATTGCCGCCGATCCTGATCGACAACACCTTCCTCGGGCCCTTGTGGGCGCAGCCGGGCAAGCAGGGCGCCGACATCGTCATCTACAGCCTGACCAAGTACGTCGGCGGCCACTCCGACCTCGTCGCGGGCGGCTGCGTCGGCACCAAGAAGGCGCTGCTGCCGGTCCGCATGATGCGCAACACCATCGGCACGATCACCGACCCGCACACCGCGTGGATGCTGCTCAGATCGCTGGAAACGCTTGAACTCCGGATGGACCGCGCTGGGCAGAACGCCGCCACGGTCTGCGCTTTCCTGAGGGATCACCCCAAGGTCGAGCGCGTCGGGTACCTCGGTTTCCTCGAGCCCGGCACCCGCCAGCATGACATCTACAGCCGGCATTGCTCGGGTGCGGGGTCGACCTTCTCACTGATCGTCAAGGGCGGCGAGCCGGAGGCGTTCCGGCTCCTCGACAATCTCAAGCTGGTCAAGCTCGCGGTCAGCCTGGGCGGCACCGAGAGCCTCGCCTCGCATCCGGCGGCGATGACGCATCTGTCGGTCGCGCCGGCGCGGAAGGCGGAGCTGGGGATCACGGACAACCTCGTGCGGGTGTCCATCGGGGTCGAGCATCCCGACGACCTGATTGCGGACTTCGAGCAGGCGCTGGAGGCGGTTTAG